A DNA window from Citrobacter tructae contains the following coding sequences:
- the sitC gene encoding iron/manganese ABC transporter permease subunit SitC has protein sequence MNWLTEPFGYQYMLNAMWVSAMVGGLCAFLSCYLMLKGWSLIGDALSHSIVPGVAGAYMLGLPFALGAFLSGGLAAGSMLFLNQRSRLKEDAIIGLIFSSFFGIGLFMVSLNPMSVNIQTIILGNVLAIAPEDIVQLAIIGIISLTILLLKWKDLMVVFFDENHARSIGLNPGRLKLLFFTLLSVSTVAALQTVGAFLVICLVVTPGATAWLLTDRFPRLLTIAVAIGSLTSFFGAWLSYWLDGATGGIIVVLQTLMFLLAFVFAPKHGLLANRRRARQVNKESACS, from the coding sequence ATGAACTGGCTGACAGAACCGTTTGGTTACCAGTACATGCTCAACGCCATGTGGGTGTCGGCGATGGTCGGCGGCCTGTGTGCGTTCCTCTCCTGCTATTTAATGCTCAAAGGTTGGTCGCTAATTGGCGATGCGCTATCGCACTCGATCGTACCGGGCGTTGCCGGAGCTTATATGCTAGGGCTTCCCTTCGCACTTGGCGCCTTTCTTTCCGGCGGGCTGGCAGCGGGTAGTATGCTGTTTCTTAATCAGCGTTCACGCCTGAAGGAAGATGCGATCATTGGGCTGATTTTTTCCTCTTTCTTTGGTATCGGACTGTTTATGGTGTCGCTCAATCCGATGTCGGTAAACATTCAGACCATTATTCTCGGTAACGTGCTGGCGATCGCACCGGAAGATATTGTGCAACTGGCCATTATCGGCATTATTTCACTGACTATTTTGCTGTTGAAATGGAAAGACTTGATGGTGGTTTTTTTCGACGAAAACCACGCGCGATCTATCGGGCTGAATCCGGGACGCCTGAAGCTGTTATTTTTTACGCTGCTCTCGGTTTCCACGGTTGCAGCGCTGCAAACCGTCGGCGCATTTCTGGTGATTTGCCTGGTGGTAACGCCCGGGGCAACTGCCTGGCTGTTGACGGATCGCTTTCCCCGTTTGCTCACTATCGCCGTCGCCATCGGTAGCCTGACCAGCTTTTTTGGCGCCTGGCTGAGCTACTGGCTGGACGGCGCAACCGGCGGAATTATTGTCGTCCTGCAAACGCTAATGTTTCTGCTGGCGTTTGTCTTCGCGCCAAAACACGGCCTGTTAGCCAACCGTCGCCGCGCCCGCCAGGTGAATAAGGAGTCAGCATGTTCTTAA